The segment tcgctccaaatcgctttgaacctcataaattcaaaagctggttccagctagcgtttgcggttgcgggcgtttgcaggaggataaatttttttttttttcaaaacaatataaatacaaaaataaaaaaattcaataaaaaaattaaagtgaaattataaaaatgctaaaatatatcaattaaattttaattaatattataaaactttaaaataaaaatattttttatattttttaaaaatttaaactataactttctaaatataaattttatatttattatagtattattatttttgatatttttataattgtataaaatgtaaatattattaatttattatttaacagctgctgcatttggtagttaaccagtcataagtatcccgcaaacgcacaaatttctaaccgcagaaccagtcgtacaaatctcttaaaaccgctagaaaccgcaaccacccgcatccgcaaactcccgcaaccgcaaccgcaaccgctgcggttaaaccagtcaggccctaagtcTAATAAACGTAAATAGAATACTACATCCTATATAAGAATGACCGTTTAGGGCATATCGACATCGATTgtgaccaaaaaaatatttttaccagGTTAAagcttatttttttgtcaagttaaagataatttcttatattttttttttttttgataactctggTATCTGGACAGCCATGTTCTCAACTATCCCCTGAAAGAGGTCCAGCGCCCCAACAGAACGGATGTTAAATCCGTTGTAGCCAAGACTCGAACCTGGGTGGCGGACAGTACAGCTGtacctcctttaccaccaagctacgaacgcttggttaatttttttttttgcacaatTGGTACTCTATGAAAAAGGAATCCCTATTTTTGTATAGAatcattaataatttttttggtcaaccAGTAGATTAAATTTCTGAATTTGtagatattaaaattaattacatgTATCTGATACTGATTTTACCTAACTAGTTCCACGATCACGAAAACAGTCTTAGGTTTTGGTATAAAAAGTGACTAACAAGGTAGGAtggatataaataaaaaaacgtaGTATggatataaataattttattttagtttctgtagagaatatatgtatatttttctgTAGAGAATATATTCCATGATACTTACAGAATTtcataatattgtttttttttttgaaacaagaaTTTCATAATATTGTTGTTAGATAATAATTAAGGATACCTAGGTTAGCCTATGTCATcatcaaatttatttaaaatatacaacccAATCATACTAGTAGTCCTATGATAATAATCTATATGTAGTATTTAGCCTTACACTCTTAATTTTGTTAGTTTATAaggaaaataatgttttttcttgATTACATCATGAAATTCCATCCATGTTAAACTCCCGTGAGTCCTTCTATATTCTTGGACCGCTTCCTTATATAAACCCCAAAAACCTATTTCTTTTCAATCAATCCATAACATCAACACATAAACAAAAGTCCcatcttctccttctttttCTGTGTCAAACAAAGAGAAACACATATcatacaaaacaaacaaaaaaaaacatgataacGAGAGAGAGTCAAAGGCTGAGTAGCGTCACAATAATGATTCTTATGGTAACTCTTGTCTGGTCTGTAACTTTACAGACCTGCATTGCCAGAAAAGGAAGACATTGGAGGCACCACCATAGCAgctcctcttcttcctcaacCTTGTCTGATTCCTTGTCCAGCAAGAAACCAAAAAGCCACCACAATAGCCATTCCCATAAGTCAAAACCACAACTAAAAACTCCGCCGCCAAAATCCGGCTCACCTGTCCTGCCACAACCACCACAAGTACAACCGCCACCATCACCACAAGTACAACCGCCACCACCGTCACCTCTTCCGCTGCAGCCACTTGAAGGGTCTCAAGAATTCAATGTGCTTGATTTTGGCGCTAAGGGTGATGGCATGAGTGATGACACTGAGGTACAGATTCAAAacatttcattatccaatttaaaaaattcaacCTATTGGTTCTTGattaaatcaaaaatttaatcttCGCTTTCATTAACATTCttgtagaaaaagaaaaaaaaaacagaatgtgAATTACAGTTGAGAAGGTAACACGAGACAGAACAAAAAACAGAGCTCACAAAAGCTTTCTCTTTTGTCTGTAAAGTCAATCAACTGTTTTTTCCCTTTCAATGTTAATTCCgataaaaccaaacaaaaaaaaatgtagagaaGTGACAAAAAAGTTACCAAAGTTTAGAGGGGACCAGAATCTCTGTGATTTTCCTCCACAATTCTGTTTTCtgtgagaaaaaaaataataataataaaaagctTTAACGTTATCTGCAGGCGTTTGAAGCGGCATGGGCTTCTGCTTGCAAAGTGGAGGCGTCAACTATGGTCATACCGCCTGACTATATCTTCCTCGTTGGCCCCATATCCTTCTCGGGTCCTTATTGTCAAGCAAACATTGTATTCCAGGTGAGAGTTACTCATCAAGATTcgaaaacaaaaatgtaaaagaatgtACCCTTTGGGCTGATGGACGTGCGCCTTTTGTTTGGTTGCAGTTGGATGGGATGATTGTAGCTCCTACGGACTCGGAGTCATGGGGAAGAGGGCTTCTGTGGTGGATAGAGTTCACGAAGCTTAAAGGCATTACGATACAAGGAAACGGTGTTATTGATGGAAGAGGCACTGGTTGGTGGCAACAAGATAACCCTTTTGATTATCCTATCGATGATGACTTCAAGCTCATTGTCCCGTTGAATAATACGGTTCAAGAACGTCCTCCAATGCCGGTAATACATCCACACTTCTTCTAATGCATCTCATTCTTCACATTTAGACAAGAATCATCTAACACAtaactctgtttttgtttttgtgttaaACTTCACATGGCAGATAAGAAGTGAGCTAAATGGAATGCCAAGCATTAAACCAACGGTgagataccaaaatttttttttgaaatagtcAATATGTGTTTTACTACTATATGGTAAAAACTTTTATTTACCTCGGGTTTTACGGTGTAGGCGCTGCGGTTCTACGGGAGTATTGACGTGACAGTGACGGGTATAACCATTCAGAACAGTCCTCAATGTCACCTCAAGTTTGATAACTGCGTCCAGGTTTTAGTTCATGACGTGACCGTTTCTTCTCCCGGAGACAGTCCAAACACAGATGGGATTCATCTTCAGAACACCAGAGATGTCATGATTCACACTAGCACACTAGCTTGCGGTACAAACACATTTAATTAgtcaaaaaaatctttaaaactcGGTGAAACTGATTCCTCGGTTTTTTTTCTCCAGGAGACGATTGTATTTCGATTCAAACCGGTTGCTCCAATGTGTATGTTCACAATGTGAATTGTGGACCAGGACATGGAATCAGCATAGGGAGTCTCGGTAAAGACAGTACCAAAGCTTGTGTCTCCAACATAACAGTCAGAGATGTAGTTATGCACAACACAATGACTGGTGTCCGGATCAAGACCTGGCAGGTAATTAACAACATATCTTTTACATAAAGGAAAAATTAAATGAGTGAAATCTAAATAAGCTTTAAT is part of the Brassica rapa cultivar Chiifu-401-42 chromosome A09, CAAS_Brap_v3.01, whole genome shotgun sequence genome and harbors:
- the LOC103838503 gene encoding polygalacturonase At1g48100 produces the protein MITRESQRLSSVTIMILMVTLVWSVTLQTCIARKGRHWRHHHSSSSSSSTLSDSLSSKKPKSHHNSHSHKSKPQLKTPPPKSGSPVLPQPPQVQPPPSPQVQPPPPSPLPLQPLEGSQEFNVLDFGAKGDGMSDDTEAFEAAWASACKVEASTMVIPPDYIFLVGPISFSGPYCQANIVFQLDGMIVAPTDSESWGRGLLWWIEFTKLKGITIQGNGVIDGRGTGWWQQDNPFDYPIDDDFKLIVPLNNTVQERPPMPIRSELNGMPSIKPTALRFYGSIDVTVTGITIQNSPQCHLKFDNCVQVLVHDVTVSSPGDSPNTDGIHLQNTRDVMIHTSTLACGDDCISIQTGCSNVYVHNVNCGPGHGISIGSLGKDSTKACVSNITVRDVVMHNTMTGVRIKTWQGGVGSVKGVLFSNIQLTEVQLPIVIDQFYCDHSKCKNQSSAVSVEGVTYENIRGTYTVKPVHFACSDSFPCVDVQLSGIELKPVQLQYHMYDPFCWKAFGLLNSPTVPPIDCLQIGKPARNGVHTDHDVCV